From the Hippocampus zosterae strain Florida chromosome 13, ASM2543408v3, whole genome shotgun sequence genome, the window atagctaaaCATGTATATACAGTGTACATATTACATTACACTACAGTCTGTTATAAATTTGCTGTGCCTAGGTTTGTGGTTGTGCTGGTGCCTGTCCCAGCAGATTTTGGGCGAGAGGCACCAAAATCGTGTGCACCATAGCGACTAGTTCAtcctgtatcgtatcggatcataactttcattcattcattcattcattcatcttccgtaccgcttgatcctcactagggtcgcggggggtgctggagcctatcccagctgtcttcgggcagtaggtgagggacaccctgaatcggttgccagccaatcgcagggcacacagaaacgaacaaccatacacgctcacactcacacgtagggacaatttggagtgttcaatcagcctgccacgcatgtttttggaatgtgggaggaaactggagcacccggagaaaacccacgcaggcccggggagaacatgcaaactccacacagagaggccggagctggaatcgaacccggtacctctgcactgtgaagccgacgtgctaaccactggactaccgggccgccccagtatcATTCaatgctaacttttttttttttaaaggcagaaTTTGTGATACGGCATTGGATTGTGTCTCAATAGATTGTGTACCTGATTATGTGAAGGGCTGTCGTATATGGCGAAAGAAGCATGCAGGCTCACCTTTAGGACGGACCGTCAACGGTCTGCTGTATTTCCTGATGCCCTTGGCTTGAGCGATGCAGGTGTAGTTGAAATCATAGAGCAGAGCTTTGCCAAAAAACACGCCGGTGCTCTTTGGGATCAAGAGGCTCTCTGGCGGATCCAAACTATATGTCAACTGGTCTCTGCGGATCCTCTCTGAAGCAAAAGTGTCACTTTTGCAGCTCAGAGTCATATACTCCCTTTGAAAGACTTCACTTGGAGAGATGGTGAGAGTGGGCACTGAAAACAGCTCTGTTGATACAATCAAAAACAGCAGCCATTAGCAAGCTGCATTTGCTATTGCCCTTTTTTTCATCGAGGTTGAGGGTGtgatgaagcctatcccagctgcgtTTGGGTGGCAGGCAGAATACCAGCCAGTTGGAGGCCCAACTGtaggccaaaaaaaaccccaaccaaaaactcagcaaaaaaaaaaaaacaaaaaaaaaaaaccaaacaaccccccccaaacaaacgaacaaaaaataCACTTACATTGCATAATTTGGAGCAAAATTGGTGTTCAAACTATGGCTTGGGGGCCATTTCCAGCATGCTGTCCTTTTTTCAGAAGCCCGCGGCATTTACTAAAATGAATAATTGACGCGGCCTGTGTCATTTTCCAGCATTGTACTACAGTATTTGCCAATTTCtgcttccaatgaagttgggatgctGTGTAAAATGTCAccccaaaaaaggaaatgactgatttgcaaatcattttcaacctatatttactTCAAAGTCAAGATAGTTCATGTTGAAACTGATTAatccacctctctctctctgtctattcacacaaacccaattccaatgatccacgcaggcccggggagaacatgcaaactccacacagggaggccggagctggaatcgaacccggtaccgctgcactgtgaagccgacgtgctaaccactggactatcagGCCGGTGATGATTTATAATACAGTCAATTCATACAGTGTATAAAACCGTCGATTTGCATACAGCATTATCGGGACAAATACTCTCGGCCCTCTTCCCTCTACTGTACGGGAAATAAAATCATTGGCAACACTCCAGATACAACTTGTAGCGATTTCTTGCTACCTTGCTCGAATTCACGGTCACTGTGAGGGCCGGTTAGAGACTGCGGGTAGGCTGGTTGCAGCCCCTCCTTGGTCGTACTTTTACCAGGCCTGTTCTAACCACTACATCAAGGACGTCATACTGTGAATtctaaaccacaggtgtcaaagtcaaggcccgtgggccagatgtggccaccacatcattttatgtggtccgcgaaagcaaatcaagcatgtcacgttccatgacgcttgctaaagtctgaaccaaaatttcaaattgtcatatgtaatccacaagaacagttattcttgacttttgattttaaaacgagtTATCCATCCGTTTgctgtgcgctgtgtatgtaatatgtggaggccAAAATTTATAACGGCCCTCCCAAGTCAAACCGTAACAACAAtgcggcccacgacaaaaatgagtttgacacccctgttctaaaccATAAAATGCACAATTGTACAACACACGGTACTTACCAGTCACCAAAATCTTTTTCGTATCCACCTTCACAACATTTCCCATCTCCAGTCTGCACTCGAACTCCTCTGAGTCTTTGGCCAATGCAATCATGCTATGGTTGACATTAGTGTCCCCCCTGCTGAGAAGCTGTGTCCCACGGCTCAGGTAGAGGTGAACGTTTCCATGCATGTCGGCCATGAGGCTTCTCACGGTGCACATAATGTCAAGTCTATCTCCTTCGTAGATATTGCTATAAGGGAAAATCTCCAAAACTGGTGTAATGGAAAGCTCTGTGGAAACAAGACCGACCAGTAAGAAGAAAACCTTGATGGTTGGAAAAGTGAACGAATTACCATGTTTCCAGTACCTTTGACCGAAACGGTGACAGTGTTGCTTTTGTCGGACCTGAAGAAGAATGGTGTCACCAGGACGGTGTAGGAACAGTTCATCTTGTGGATGCCAACATCATTGAAGCGAAGCTTGACTTCGGACTGGTTGGAGTTGACCCTGTCCTCTAGGATCTCCTTCGAGTCATCATAGAAGTAGAAAATGATAGACCCCGTTTCTCCCGGCGCTGTGCACCTGGCTGTTAGCTCTTCCCCTTCACTGACAACAGCGTTGTTCAAATGAAGGAGGGGTGTAGACAAACCTGCAATGTGAGCGAAGCGGTGTTTAGATTTTATTCAGTGGTGGCTTACTGTACTGAAGTCCGgtaacaaacattttatttatttatttgatttatttgtatttaacatatttatttatgtcttaTGAATTTTTTACGTAAATTTTTGCTGCGTGTGTTCAATGCACcaaatgtttgcactgtggttgaaagaggaaagtaatttcatctgtgctggatGTTACAcacagagcatatttgacaataaaagctgacttgacttgaaacagATGATTTGATACGTATCTCgatacttggggggggggggatatgattCAAGGACGGTTGGGGAACGATTCGATTCGGTGGGACTACGATTCAATATGATTTAATATGGCTCATTTTTAGGGGCTATGATGCAATGAGTGTGCTTGCAgcttttaaatactgtataaagTTCAAATCAATCTTTGGTTACATTCCGAATACTGTACACGGCAGAGTGATGGATCGAGTCAGCTCCTGTTGAGATTTTGATTGACTAATTATGATCATGGGGATTTCtacgaagtaaaaaaaacaggaacgaTGATGACTTGGaagaatgttcattcattcatcttccaagccgcttgatcctcactagggtcgcggggggtgctggagcctatcccagctgtcgtcgggcagtaggcgggggcaaccctgaatcggttgccggacaatggcagggcacacagagacgaacaaacatccgcgctcacactcacacctagggacaattttgagtgttcaatcagactgccattcatgtctttggaatgtgggaggaaaccagagtacccggagaaaacccacccgcCGGataggccggagccgggatagaacccacgacctccgtactgtgaggttgacgcgctaaccactggactttggACATACTCTctgggttgtttgtttattgcccAATTGTCCAAGGATCAAGACTCAATGTGCACActtagtcattcattcattcatcttccgaaccgcttgatcctcactagggtcgcggggggtgctggagcctatcccagctgtcttcggtcagtaggcgggggacaccctgaatcggttgccagccaatcgcagggcacacagaaacgaacaagcattcgcactcacactcacacctagggacaatttagagtgttcaatcagcctgccacgcatgttttttttggaatgcgggaggaaaccggagcacccggagaaaacccacgcaggcccggggagaacatgcaaactccacacagggaggccggagctggaatcgaacccggtacctctgcactgtgaagccgatgtgctaaccactggactaccgactACCGACTTGGAAGAATGTGAAGCAGGGAATGTTAATGACAATGAGCCAATAGATTTGAAGATATTCCCGATCAGTGAATGTGAATGAGAATTGTTTAATGTTATCTTGTGCCTGCCTATGCGtctggagaacaaaaaaaaattctctctcatctgaaaaaaaaaatacaaacattttttgggggtggtttTTATGTTAAACTTAAGCTCCACCTGTATCTGGGGCTTCTACTTGAGTGTAAAGTTGGAATTCTTCATCAACCTCTGATTTCATTTCGGAAACCCAATGGTGGGGTACATTAGTAACGGAGTGACGCATAAAGTAGATTCAATTATGATGGAAGCgacgcaacagcgcacagtGTGGCgcctgcttcccgccgtagCTTCAGGCAGAGGAACGAGGAATGCTCCGTGGTGAGTCGCATGTCGTTTGTCGTCCGGATCACTTTACAGTTTTACATtaatatattgttttgtttttcttccattatTGTGTAATGTGTTGAAATAATTCCCCTAGTTGTTCTGAGCCCACATTGTTTTCGCTTTCGTTATTAAAATGAGGTTTTGAcaacttacatttttttaatatattgagTTCATCCCTAAACGTCTATTATTATGTTATGAGCTCCAGTCACACTtaggttttcgaccataatccgttccagaaggctgttcgaaaaccgaaacaattttattagcccatgattagatgctaatacactatgcagaaaaaaaaatcgtaaatcacaacaaacacgtgtGCTCACAATGAAGGTCAcattccttacacgaggaagcgtcacttcctcgcgaaaggaagccgagaggagtcgagtggcgtaTTCAGATTTGCTTAGTtaggtcgaaaaccgattttcggtcgtaatccgaggcgtaAAAATCTCGAATTTtcgggtcgaaaaccgatttggtctcGAAcaaagacgttcgaaaaccgaggtatgactgtctATCATTAGCAACCagacaaccatccatccattttctttggtgCTTGTTTTCACGGCTAAACTGGCGCCTTTGGGCCAGAGGTCGGGTACATCCTGGATTGACGCGCAGCCAATCAGCCATTGGTGGATGCAGGCAAACAAGCaatctcacattcacacaattcAGTCTTTGACAAATCTAAGACGCACGTTTTTAGAATGCGGGAGGAAGCTGTGCGAAGATGAGAGcaacacccctccccccccgacTCTGAAACAATACCCGATGAGGAAAGTTCATGTTTACACACCAACGGCTACTTTGCTTTCAAGCTTTAACACACATTGGACAGAAAGAAAAACTGCTCCGGATCAGAATGAGAACGAGGAAAAGAAAAGCACACTTGTTAGTGTCTAGACGCACTTACCCGTGACTGTGAGTTTCTTGGCCTCGCTGGTCACCTTCCTGCCTTCGATGTTGATCTTACACTTGTACTTGCCCGTGTTGGACACTCGGGCGTCAGGAAGACGGTACAGGAGGTCGCTGGAGCTGCTGGTAGTCTTTGTGTACACAGTGACGCCGTCCTTGTAGATTGTGTACTCGCGACTCAGTGGCCCTGCGCCTGAGCTGCTGACCAACGCCTCACAGCGCACAGTCACATTGGTGCCCCGCATCACGTTGGCCTCGGGCTCAAGTGAGATGCTGATGTCCCTTATAGTGAACACTGTCGGGTGGggttcaaaaaacatgcgtgcggTTATGATTTACAAAGGGATCATATCAAAGAAATTTCaattgttccatccatccatccactcgtgaacaagacaccaagatacttgaactcctccacttggggtaagatctcctccccgacccggggagcgggagatcgacaggcggatcggtgcagcgtctgctgtgatgcggacgttgtatcggtctgtcgtggtgaagaaggagctgagccaaagggcgaagctctcaatttaccggtcgatctacgtcccaaccctcatctatggtcacgagctatgggtcgtgaccgaaagaacgagatcccggatacaagcggccgaaatgagttttctccgcagggtgtccgggctctcccatagagataaggtgagaacctcagtcatccgggaggggctcagagtcgagccgcttctcctccacatcgagaggagccagatgaggtggcttgggcatctgattcggatgcctcctgagcgcctccccggtgaggtgttccgatcatgtcccaccgggaggagaccgaggaagacccaggacacgctggagagactatgtcacccagcttgcctgggaacgactcgggatcccccggggagagctggaagaagtagctagggagagggaagtctgggcttccctgctaaagctgttgcccctgcgacccggccccggataagcggtagatgattaacattttctgatccacttaatcctcacaagggtcatggggggtgccggggtcaccctgaaccagttgccagccaattgcaagacacacatagacaaacaaccatccgcgctcataatCGGACGTACGGACCATttcgtgtgttcaatcagcctgccatgcttgtttttggaatgcgggagggaactggagtacccggagaaaacccacgcaggcccagggagatgtccacacagggagcccggcgctggaattaaacccggtacctctgcactgtgaggtcgacgcgctaaccactggaccgcaaAATTTCAATTGTGTTCTTACTAATATCATTCAGAATGTTTAATGAATCTATTTACGGCCAGTAAATTTGTATTTGCTTCCTTCCGTCTGTCAATGGCAAGAAAATTGCAAAAAACGTTTGGTTAGCGATATAAAAAGATTTGCTGTTTCCAAACTTTTCAGATCGGAGATTTAGAAAACGCAATCTTTTGCATGCTTCTAGACTACGCTTAAAAATTCATCAAGATGTACTATGCGTCATTTTGAGCCAAACAGCAGCAGCTCACAATCGTCAATCCCTCATATGACGGCGTTTGAACAACAACAGGAGGATCAAAATACTCAACTCCACCAGCAGGTCGCTCCGCCCCCAGTCTGTCGGAGCGGAACGACGCTGCCTATGACCAAGCATCATTCACAACTCGTCCTGATGAAACCTGGCATGCAAGGAGCACGCCACCTGATGAGTACCGAGTCAAACGTTCCATCGGTGAGTGAGCAAAGCGTGTGACAATGCCGGCTAACACGTTCCCAGAGACTGTTCTGATCAACTTTTTCCACCGGGGCCCACAATAAACCCAAAGCTGCGATAAAGATTTCTTTCCACTAACTCACATTGAAGCTTTAGCCTGTGGATGGCCACACAACTCAgtgacatgtacagtattccccccccccctctgtccCCCTCCCAAGCAAAAGATAACATAGCCTGTAGCCTTTGCTTGAAATTGTAACACTAACTATAACCcactcaatttgtttttttaaccttggGGTCAATAATATGGAAGCAATGTAAATCTCTAGCAAGTGATTGTGATGAAAGTGTTTGCCCGACATTGTGCGTCAGATTCTTTATATTGGTTTGTTTAAAAAGGTCATGAAAACACGGACTTCTCCGCCCGCCCCCGTATGACCACAAGACCGATTCGCAGATCACACTGATCGAAAGAAATCTAttgttgaagtaaaaaaaataaattaaaaaaaatgtagccacATCTCCCAATGTAATGTACTTACTGGACTGTGCGTCGGCCCCTCTCCGTGGATGGAGGTCTTGGAACAAGAATAAAAAACACCTGATTAGAAATCGATCAAAGAATTCGCTCCTCCAAGAATTCCAAAGACATAACACAAGCTTACAGTTGGATACCAGCGTGCAGGTTAACAGAAGCAGAAAGCGGCCCATGGCGTCTGAGGAGTTCTTCGGGTGATCCTGCTCTGGCCGATGGTCCTGGACCCTAATGGCCTTGGATGGGTGCTGGCATGTGGTTGGTGGGCGTGGTGGCACGAAGGTGGCGCTCTACCTCATCCAACAGCGGTTATCGCCCCCAGCAGCCAGCGGCTTGGCTtaatttgacaggaagccagtgttGTTTCCTCAGGATGTCCACGCTGGCTCACTATGTGCTGCTGTGGAATGTTCTCTGGACCTGTtcatagatgtgtgtgtgtgtgcgtgtgtgtgtgtgtgtgtgtgtgtgtgtgtgtgtgtgtg encodes:
- the pecam1b gene encoding platelet endothelial cell adhesion molecule isoform X6, coding for MGRFLLLLTCTLVSNYLHPRRGADAQSMFTIRDISISLEPEANVMRGTNVTVRCEALVSSSGAGPLSREYTIYKDGVTVYTKTTSSSSDLLYRLPDARVSNTGKYKCKINIEGRKVTSEAKKLTVTGLSTPLLHLNNAVVSEGEELTARCTAPGETGSIIFYFYDDSKEILEDRVNSNQSEVKLRFNDVGIHKMNCSYTVLVTPFFFRSDKSNTVTVSVKELSITPVLEIFPYSNIYEGDRLDIMCTVRSLMADMHGNVHLYLSRGTQLLSRGDTNVNHSMIALAKDSEEFECRLEMGNVVKVDTKKILVTELFSVPTLTISPSEVFQREYMTLSCKSDTFASERIRRDQLTYSLDPPESLLIPKSTGVFFGKALLYDFNYTCIAQAKGIRKYSRPLTVRPKVTVSTPKISVVGSAVLGRPFKVLCKSDIGSLPINYTLLKDYDQLSTAIVKMPLEQALFTVTIHQPGEINKFMCEAKNSQKDAPLSKRLEATVVVPLSHPTLTVIPVLPEIAEGDHLFLICGVKGTPPITFKWYRDDRRTPIFTTTTDTNNTDYQIQALAKDDSGTYYCEAINHAKNVVRSAPVTIVVRLALWKKAVIVGFCLLLVSVLVVVFVLCIRSKRGKREAAAELSVLRALNQMTL
- the pecam1b gene encoding platelet endothelial cell adhesion molecule isoform X4; this encodes MGRFLLLLTCTLVSNYLHPRRGADAQSMFTIRDISISLEPEANVMRGTNVTVRCEALVSSSGAGPLSREYTIYKDGVTVYTKTTSSSSDLLYRLPDARVSNTGKYKCKINIEGRKVTSEAKKLTVTGLSTPLLHLNNAVVSEGEELTARCTAPGETGSIIFYFYDDSKEILEDRVNSNQSEVKLRFNDVGIHKMNCSYTVLVTPFFFRSDKSNTVTVSVKELSITPVLEIFPYSNIYEGDRLDIMCTVRSLMADMHGNVHLYLSRGTQLLSRGDTNVNHSMIALAKDSEEFECRLEMGNVVKVDTKKILVTELFSVPTLTISPSEVFQREYMTLSCKSDTFASERIRRDQLTYSLDPPESLLIPKSTGVFFGKALLYDFNYTCIAQAKGIRKYSRPLTVRPKVTVSTPKISVVGSAVLGRPFKVLCKSDIGSLPINYTLLKDYDQLSTAIVKMPLEQALFTVTIHQPGEINKFMCEAKNSQKDAPLSKRLEATVVVPLSHPTLTVIPVLPEIAEGDHLFLICGVKGTPPITFKWYRDDRRTPIFTTTTDTNNTDYQIQALAKDDSGTYYCEAINHAKNVVRSAPVTIVGKVERVDISVWSERPPASANDEESSTVSNEPDVEYTEVVHPQPTDPSKAPRRKGTETVYSELQNSSHGADEHHGYGSVEYADLNGEQHEMNHYPVEHHNCQDLPVPVD
- the pecam1b gene encoding platelet endothelial cell adhesion molecule isoform X5, with translation MGRFLLLLTCTLVSNYLHPRRGADAQSMFTIRDISISLEPEANVMRGTNVTVRCEALVSSSGAGPLSREYTIYKDGVTVYTKTTSSSSDLLYRLPDARVSNTGKYKCKINIEGRKVTSEAKKLTVTGLSTPLLHLNNAVVSEGEELTARCTAPGETGSIIFYFYDDSKEILEDRVNSNQSEVKLRFNDVGIHKMNCSYTVLVTPFFFRSDKSNTVTVSVKELSITPVLEIFPYSNIYEGDRLDIMCTVRSLMADMHGNVHLYLSRGTQLLSRGDTNVNHSMIALAKDSEEFECRLEMGNVVKVDTKKILVTELFSVPTLTISPSEVFQREYMTLSCKSDTFASERIRRDQLTYSLDPPESLLIPKSTGVFFGKALLYDFNYTCIAQAKGIRKYSRPLTVRPKVTVSTPKISVVGSAVLGRPFKVLCKSDIGSLPINYTLLKDYDQLSTAIVKMPLEQALFTVTIHQPGEINKFMCEAKNSQKDAPLSKRLEATVVVPLSHPTLTVIPVLPEIAEGDHLFLICGVKGTPPITFKWYRDDRRTPIFTTTTDTNNTDYQIQALAKDDSGTYYCEAINHAKNVVRSAPVTIVVRLALWKKAVIVGFCLLLVSVLVVVFVLCIRSKRDGVPHYDGMEGRVTNGTRASAVSLPTDISNRSSFSIPATV
- the pecam1b gene encoding platelet endothelial cell adhesion molecule isoform X3; translation: MGRFLLLLTCTLVSNYLHPRRGADAQSMFTIRDISISLEPEANVMRGTNVTVRCEALVSSSGAGPLSREYTIYKDGVTVYTKTTSSSSDLLYRLPDARVSNTGKYKCKINIEGRKVTSEAKKLTVTGLSTPLLHLNNAVVSEGEELTARCTAPGETGSIIFYFYDDSKEILEDRVNSNQSEVKLRFNDVGIHKMNCSYTVLVTPFFFRSDKSNTVTVSVKELSITPVLEIFPYSNIYEGDRLDIMCTVRSLMADMHGNVHLYLSRGTQLLSRGDTNVNHSMIALAKDSEEFECRLEMGNVVKVDTKKILVTELFSVPTLTISPSEVFQREYMTLSCKSDTFASERIRRDQLTYSLDPPESLLIPKSTGVFFGKALLYDFNYTCIAQAKGIRKYSRPLTVRPKVTVSTPKISVVGSAVLGRPFKVLCKSDIGSLPINYTLLKDYDQLSTAIVKMPLEQALFTVTIHQPGEINKFMCEAKNSQKDAPLSKRLEATVVVPLSHPTLTVIPVLPEIAEGDHLFLICGVKGTPPITFKWYRDDRRTPIFTTTTDTNNTDYQIQALAKDDSGTYYCEAINHAKNVVRSAPVTIVVRLALWKKAVIVGFCLLLVSVLVVVFVLCIRSKRGKREAAAELSVKPSSPKSDDSLTVRLTHDTEVNNAAPDGVPHYDGMEGRVTNGTRASAVSLPTDISNRSSFSIPATV
- the pecam1b gene encoding platelet endothelial cell adhesion molecule isoform X7; its protein translation is MGRFLLLLTCTLVSNYLHPRRGADAQSMFTIRDISISLEPEANVMRGTNVTVRCEALVSSSGAGPLSREYTIYKDGVTVYTKTTSSSSDLLYRLPDARVSNTGKYKCKINIEGRKVTSEAKKLTVTGLSTPLLHLNNAVVSEGEELTARCTAPGETGSIIFYFYDDSKEILEDRVNSNQSEVKLRFNDVGIHKMNCSYTVLVTPFFFRSDKSNTVTVSVKELSITPVLEIFPYSNIYEGDRLDIMCTVRSLMADMHGNVHLYLSRGTQLLSRGDTNVNHSMIALAKDSEEFECRLEMGNVVKVDTKKILVTELFSVPTLTISPSEVFQREYMTLSCKSDTFASERIRRDQLTYSLDPPESLLIPKSTGVFFGKALLYDFNYTCIAQAKGIRKYSRPLTVRPKVTVSTPKISVVGSAVLGRPFKVLCKSDIGSLPINYTLLKDYDQLSTAIVKMPLEQALFTVTIHQPGEINKFMCEAKNSQKDAPLSKRLEATVVVPLSHPTLTVIPVLPEIAEGDHLFLICGVKGTPPITFKWYRDDRRTPIFTTTTDTNNTDYQIQALAKDDSGTYYCEAINHAKNVVRSAPVTIVVRLALWKKAVIVGFCLLLVSVLVVVFVLCIRSKRGKREAAAELSVRSATL
- the pecam1b gene encoding platelet endothelial cell adhesion molecule isoform X1; this translates as MGRFLLLLTCTLVSNYLHPRRGADAQSMFTIRDISISLEPEANVMRGTNVTVRCEALVSSSGAGPLSREYTIYKDGVTVYTKTTSSSSDLLYRLPDARVSNTGKYKCKINIEGRKVTSEAKKLTVTGLSTPLLHLNNAVVSEGEELTARCTAPGETGSIIFYFYDDSKEILEDRVNSNQSEVKLRFNDVGIHKMNCSYTVLVTPFFFRSDKSNTVTVSVKELSITPVLEIFPYSNIYEGDRLDIMCTVRSLMADMHGNVHLYLSRGTQLLSRGDTNVNHSMIALAKDSEEFECRLEMGNVVKVDTKKILVTELFSVPTLTISPSEVFQREYMTLSCKSDTFASERIRRDQLTYSLDPPESLLIPKSTGVFFGKALLYDFNYTCIAQAKGIRKYSRPLTVRPKVTVSTPKISVVGSAVLGRPFKVLCKSDIGSLPINYTLLKDYDQLSTAIVKMPLEQALFTVTIHQPGEINKFMCEAKNSQKDAPLSKRLEATVVVPLSHPTLTVIPVLPEIAEGDHLFLICGVKGTPPITFKWYRDDRRTPIFTTTTDTNNTDYQIQALAKDDSGTYYCEAINHAKNVVRSAPVTIVVRLALWKKAVIVGFCLLLVSVLVVVFVLCIRSKRGKREAAAELSVKPSSPKSDDSLTVRLTHDTEVNNAAPGKVERVDISVWSERPPASANDEESSTVSNEPDVEYTEVVHPQPTDPSKAPRRKGTETVYSELQNSSHGADEHHGYGSVEYADLNGEQHEMNHYPVEHHNCQDLPVPVD
- the pecam1b gene encoding platelet endothelial cell adhesion molecule isoform X2 is translated as MGRFLLLLTCTLVSNYLHPRRGADAQSMFTIRDISISLEPEANVMRGTNVTVRCEALVSSSGAGPLSREYTIYKDGVTVYTKTTSSSSDLLYRLPDARVSNTGKYKCKINIEGRKVTSEAKKLTVTGLSTPLLHLNNAVVSEGEELTARCTAPGETGSIIFYFYDDSKEILEDRVNSNQSEVKLRFNDVGIHKMNCSYTVLVTPFFFRSDKSNTVTVSVKELSITPVLEIFPYSNIYEGDRLDIMCTVRSLMADMHGNVHLYLSRGTQLLSRGDTNVNHSMIALAKDSEEFECRLEMGNVVKVDTKKILVTELFSVPTLTISPSEVFQREYMTLSCKSDTFASERIRRDQLTYSLDPPESLLIPKSTGVFFGKALLYDFNYTCIAQAKGIRKYSRPLTVRPKVTVSTPKISVVGSAVLGRPFKVLCKSDIGSLPINYTLLKDYDQLSTAIVKMPLEQALFTVTIHQPGEINKFMCEAKNSQKDAPLSKRLEATVVVPLSHPTLTVIPVLPEIAEGDHLFLICGVKGTPPITFKWYRDDRRTPIFTTTTDTNNTDYQIQALAKDDSGTYYCEAINHAKNVVRSAPVTIVVRLALWKKAVIVGFCLLLVSVLVVVFVLCIRSKRGKVERVDISVWSERPPASANDEESSTVSNEPDVEYTEVVHPQPTDPSKAPRRKGTETVYSELQNSSHGADEHHGYGSVEYADLNGEQHEMNHYPVEHHNCQDLPVPVD